A segment of the Trifolium pratense cultivar HEN17-A07 linkage group LG7, ARS_RC_1.1, whole genome shotgun sequence genome:
AACAATTTAAGAAATTCGTAGAGCTTCTAAAACAATTAAACATCACAATACCCTTTACGGAAGCCATTACCCAAATGCCCTCATACGCTAAGTTTCTCAAAGAAATTttaactaaaaagaaaaagatcgaGGATGAGGAAATCGTTATGCTTACTGCCGAGTGTAGCGCCATACTCCAAAATGATATGCCCCCTAAGCTAAAAGACCCAGGAAGTTTTTCCATACCCTGTGTAATTGGAAATTATGTAATAGATAGGGCCCTATGCGATTTAGGAGCCAGTATCAGCTTAATGCCTATGTCCATATGCGAAAAACTTAATTTAGGAGAATTGAGACCAACTAAAATGTCAATACAATTCGCTGACCGTTCTGTCAAATACCCCTTAGGTATACTAGAAAACGTGCCAGTACGTGTAGGTCAATTCTATATCCCTACCGATTTTATAGTCATGGACATAAGGGAAGATTCCAATACACCTATCattttaggaaggccattctTAGCAACTGCCGGAGCCGTAATAGATGTAAAGGAAGGAAAGCTAACGTTTGTAGTAGGTGAAGAAAAAGTCGAATTTATTTTAACGCAACTCATGAAAGCACCAGCTATAGACGATAGTTGTTACATGGTAGACGTCATCCAAGAATGTAGAAAAGAGAGTGAGAAGGATCAAACTAAACattctgaaattttaaaaacttcCACTCCTCCAACTCATAAAAATGGTGATGACGACCTAGCTAAATGTTTAGAGATTACACAAGTTCCTAAACCTAGCCATGTTAAACCAACTTTAAAACTAAAAACTCCATCAAGACTCCAAAAAGGAACCCCTGTGGCTCCGAATAAATTAAAAGGCCCCGTTTCTAAGAAAATACCTCCCGACATATTAAAAGACCACCCAGAAAATAACATCGCTCAAAATAAAATACCCCCGGGTGTctctaagaaaaagaaagaaaaaaagaagagaagaccTATGAAATGGTCTGACATTTTCAAACGGAGACCCAAGAATATTGAGCATAATTTAAAAGATGTGAGTCTAGAGGAGGAACCATGTTGACCTATAGGTCTAAAAAGTCGAGCTAACCGACGTTAAACAAAGCgctgcatgggaggcaacccatgagttttctttaatttttgtttaatttttttgctttctcttattttctttttatgactATCTCTAATAATTCTGTGCCTAATAGAGCTCCCACGCACATTTCTCCAAATGTTGCTGCTGGTGGGGGCGAAAATATTGTTCCACCTGCACACACTACACATTTTTCTGACACTTTTGCAGGTAGTTCCTCCTCATCAAGGCAAAGCTCCATCGATGATGTACTCCATGAGATACGAGCCCAAAACGCACTAAATCAAGAGCGCGATGAATTATTCTATGCCATGCATCAACAACAAGAGGAGATGATGGAACAAATGACATTCATGCAAGCCCAGCAAGACGAAATTCTTCAAAACCAACATGAGATGCAGGGCTATTATCATAGATGGGAGAGCTCAGAAGAGCACCGTCAACAACAGCTCGACAATGTCATACAAGAGCTAGGCGGTTTGAGGCTTCAGTtcaacaatttccaaaattatcaaCATCCTCCCTCATGATCTCTCCACCAGGTTTTGTGCTCCAAAGCTACATTTGAGTCTCAACAGTGAGGACACagttggatttaagtttaggggagtattCTACCATCCTTACTTTATTTctcagttattttatttttagtacaATTTCCCTTTTcgcaaataaaataatagcactatttttgggtaaattttaaatttttcctttccttgaaccaataaaatttttttttccaaagactTAGGACAATAGCTCACTTAGAAAGTATATAGGTTAAGAAAAGACGAGAGGCTAAGTTAAGGAAATTAGGGAATTTCACAACAAAATcggtatttttccaacacccagaagtctccctagtatagatatcaatttgaataaccattgtgccaaaatctcctgatttaaatttgtggaatcctttagtagtttatctatccagtcggacaccatctataaagtcacacattaagtaggtttgtcgatgaatataagcgaatcatctaagcaaattcttaaggtcatactgtggtaatacggttaaaccttaaagaaaaaaaaaaaaaaattatatataaggtcatactgtggtaatacggttaaaccttggaaaatatttatatgattgctaatacaaaatttgtatcatcaaaatttgtatcatcaagcCAATTGCaggttgaaaaagatgaataaagacGCTAACCGATtttcttaccatgtgtgtgacatagataaagggtcttaatgtgactgtctagaatgaaaaaggatgaaacaaaggagaagatttagattttagtaCAACGGCATGATCCGAATTCGATATGTATaagagggagaactttgtgtgtcgttgaaatacccttcttgattgtgtaaagaacctaactaattaatcttagccgatttgaatttctgaccacgtatgagtacttgtgatgttattttcctctaagtctgtgtgtgtgagttgcttcgcatttcaaatgttttctatatgcaagctaaattgcttgaggacaagcaatggttcaagtttaggggagtttgatacgcctaaaatatgctatttatttagttaatttactattatattttaattatttttatttcgatttcgaagttttatattatgaatcgttacttatttcttgtattttaaataaacagataaaaagtgtacgagttgaagaaaggagcgaaaacggACCAAAAAGGAGCGAAACCGGACAAAAAGGGCCACACACGTGCAACCAATTGGGCCACACGTGTGCAGCCCACAAACAACAATTGACGCctgccaaacaaaacaaagtgGCGGCTGCCAAATTGTCCAAAGTGGCGCCTGCCACTTTTCATCACAGCCGTTCCTCAAAATTTAATCAAACGGTGACGCGTGTTTTGcaattagtcccacatcgggcAGTACACAACATTGGTGttttgtattttagtataaataggtcCCTTTTCTCCACTTTCTAGACACACAACTTTGTAACAATTAACTTGTAAAACGAGGATATAACTCGTATAGTTAGTTGGAAAGAATTCTTAAGCCTTTGCGGGAATTCTTTCTAAAgttgaatattattttcttttgtgccGACGTTATTCCTTGGAGCTTTTATCcaggtttttattttattttctttcctttatttttctttattgtttttatttatttatgctttatttatttatttgctttatgtttttatttcccgcttatttatttatttcgtctttagttttagttttagttatgtctagctaatttAATATTGCTAGGATGTGTGATTAGTAGCTAGTAGGGTTTCGATAGTTAGTTCGCGCGCTAGTTTCTTTTAAGTTTTCTTTAagcagtttttatttttaaatgactataatttgtcacgagagtgagaattaattaaagtaggATCAACATAGAACGCCActtgagatttctactagatagtaaaaactgaacattgaTTCTAATTCGGAAGAACGCCCACTTAGGATTAGAGTCGATAATTATTTCTAATTCGGAAGAACGCCCACTTAGGATTAgaagtaatttaattatatttggttTTCAAAAAGTACTTTATTAGCGGATGTGAGACGAGAGTTTAGCATCACCTTTATAATCTACAACATTAGTCAAGATTCGCGatagctgagattagtgtttttaaaccAATATAATTCGAAAACTTAATTGTTTACACCACTAAATATCTAGAAGTAATGCAACTACtttgtaaagtattttattaatttcatgatgagagttgtgagagctggaagtgagaacggctttcgcctggagcatcgcttttattaaaatacgacaATTAGATGCGGTAGTAATTTTACTTAGCGCGAATTAAATATCGAACCCTGTGAAGCAACTAAGAGCTCATCCTAGCAATACGCTTTATTATtctaaaaacccaaaaaaatattttcttttgttttatttaaaaattctactactatttactatttagccttagatttacaacgTAACATTAGATAACGGTAGGTCGACTATTGGTCTctgtgggatcgataatcttttaaaactacacgcgGCAAGGCTGTATACTTGCAGcgcatcaagtttttggcgccgttgccggggaccaaTTTAGTCGATATCGTAACTCCAGTGTTACACCGTAGAGACTAAggcaattttttctttttgttttatgcCCAATACTCGCTCACGAGGCGAGATAATTGAGCAACCCTTTGACGAACCCGAGCGTCTTCTTAACGAACGACGCCGAAATTTAAGTACTCAACCCGAGAATATCGAAACCGAAATTCTCACTCTCGAAGTAACCGAAGAAATCATTAACGAAATAGTTGACGAACCAGTCATGGCTGAAAATCGTCCACTTAGATCTTACGCTATTCCTTCGCAAGAAGAACCGCATAATAGCATCGCTGCCCCCGCTATTGAAGCAAACAATTTCGAGCTTAAACCTTCATTGTTGGCTATAGtacaacaaaaccaattctccGGAAATCCCGCGGACGACCCTAATCTACATTTGTCCATATTCTTGCAATATGCCGATACTATCAAAGCTAATGGTGTCAGTCCCGAAGCTATAAGACTTCGTTTATTCCCATTCTCATTAAGGGATAAAGCTAGAGCCTGGCTCCAGTCCCTACCATCCAACTTCGTCGCAACATGGGACGAGTTGAAGAAAGTCTTTTTAGCAAGATATTTCCCGCCTAGCAAAACTGCTATGCTAAGAGCCCAAATCAATGGATTTAGACAAAGGGACAACGAGTCTCTTTTCGAAGCTTGGGAAAGATATAAAGAAATGATTAGGATATGTCCTCATCATGGGCTCGAAGAATGGCTAATCATCCATACCTTTTACAACGGTCTCTTGTATAATACAAGAATGACAATAGACGCCGCAGCTGGTGGCGCACTTATGGATAAACCATACAACCAAGCCTATCAGCTTATCGAGAGCATGGCTCAGAACCATTATCAGTGGGGAAATGAGAGAACATCCGTAGAGAAGCCTCAAACGAAAGGCGGTATGTACGAAGTAAACGAGCTTGACCTTGTTAAAGCCAAACTTGAAGCTCTAACTCAAAAGATGGAGAGTATGACCACAACACCTGCAGCCACCATGGCTGCAACAATTTCAAATTGCGAACTATGTGGAATTCAAGGGCACAAAATCGCTGAATGTCAACTCTTAACGGAAGTTCCCCCAGACCAAGTAAACTACACTCAAGGAAACCCTTACAATCAAGGTCCGAGGAACCATCCATACCTTTCGTACAAAAGTAACAATGCTCTATATGCACCTGGCCAAGCACCTTCTCCCACTCCACCAGGATTCCAAAAACTTGCTTTCAATGCTCCTAGGAAGTCTAATCTTGAACTATTAGTAGAAAACTTCATAGCTACCCAGACTCAAACCAACCTTCAAACTAGTGagcaaattaaacaaataacaAGCAAATTAGATGTCTTGACCACTCACACTAGAATGCTAGAAACTCAAATAGCACAAGTAgcacaacaacaagcatctACCTCTGCTCCTGCGGGCACATTTATCCGTTCGAATTGGTACCCTATCCTCTGAGTATGGATTGGTTGGGTATCAACCAAATCTTGTCTCTAGACAATTTGGGTTTTCACAACTTCGACCTAAAAGCATGTATCTGAGGAAGAAGAACATTGTGCTTGGGACTACCATCACTTCTACCTTGTATGAGAAGTATCTGAAGGTTGCTCGTGAACATGTTTATGGCTTCGAGCCATTTGACTTCAACCTCTCCTACTATTGCACTCAAGAATTTGCCAACTGGTGGAGGCAATACTTTTACAGTAGGCATCTAGGAGATTCAGCACTAATCTCTAGATTGGAGAGTGGTTTTACTCAACCCCAAATCAACAGAATCGAACAACAAGTCAAACCTGCAGGTAACTTGTCTTATATATGTACTTTTCTTTTTTGCCATATATTCTTATGCTATTCGACTTAAACATTTACTCATGTTTCCTAGTCGCAAAGAAACAAGCCACAGAAGCTGTGAAGGCAGGTAAAGAAAGACAAGCACCAAAGGCTGTCGAAACAGTTGAAGAGCCTTCTAAGGTAAATTTTAATCGAACTCTTTTTCTTAAAATCTCTAAGTTATTTTTCTCATCCTTTTTTCACTTGTTCCTTCTTCCGGGCACGCAAAAGATCAACCAACACCATCACTACTGAAACTGGCCCATCAAAGAAACTGAAGCCTAGCGTTGTAATCGTCAGTGAAGAAGAAGAGgttttaattcttttattttccatCCTTTATTCAATTTTCGAAAATTTCTCCAAACCAAACCTATTAGTTCTAATGTTTCTACATTTCGATTTTTACCAACAGGAGGAGGAAGAAGCAAGCTTTCAGAGGAAGAGGAGTCAGCCTCCTGTGCACATCGAAACAACTGTTCCAGTAGATATTCCCTCTTATAGCCCTTCTGCTGAAGAAAGAAAGGAGAAGAAGCAAGAaaggaaggagaagaaagaaaggaaggaaaaaaggaaagaagaaaagaagaagaaagaagaaaggaGAAGTTCAGAAGATCGAACCACAGAGAAAAAGAAGTCTAAGTCTTCGAGTGGTCCTTCTGAAACTAACCTTGACATTCCTTCTAATTTAGATGAGCAAAGAGAGCCCACTCCCCAAGCAGAAATTCAAGAAGATGTTGTTATGCCTGATGCAACTCTTGATGACTCGAACAACATGCCCCAGCAAGACACTATTCCAGAGGTATTTTTTGATACTTTCTTCGCCTTCTTTCATTTCTAGCATTGGCcctttaaaattgaattttctcatgttttgttctttttccCAGGAAACTATATCGAACAAATCTAGTGGTGACACAGTCAAGGATAGTGAGGCCACTATATCTGAAAAGATTATGCCAGAGCCAAGCCCAGACCAACCAGAGCAACCTGAATCCAATGACACTCATGACAAGACTTCTCCTTTCAAGGAATGGGGCAAGACTGCACCAGTCGAAGTCGAAGTCTGCCAAACTTCCTCAGAGGAAGAAGAGTTTGATTCTGAGGCTATGAAGGAAGCAGAGGCTGGAGGATCAGAATTGCTTCCCGAGACTTCAACCTCGAAGCTATCAGCCAGCTTAGGGCTTCCTGAAGAAGAGTTCATTGCTTTGCAAAGGGATGACCCAGAAGCTGCCTTGAAACTCTTGCTTTCCAAGAAGACCCCTGATCCTGTGAGTTCGAGCGGACCAAGCAATTCGACTGCTTCAGACTAAGAAATCAACTCTTCTGTTCGACAGGATTCTCTGATTTCAAAGCTATACAATGACTTTATCAATGGAGACATCTTGGCATCAGTGGAGGAGCATCCTTCTAACGCTTTTAAgcataaatattttttgaacaGGTTGCACAATCCTCACACGGATGTCGAAACTCTGGGGAAAGTTATCAAGCTTGAGTCTATTTTGGACCAGTTCGCTATCACCGTGCAAAATTTAAGGCGTAATTCTCAGAAGCTCGCAGGTCAACAAGCTGCTTATGATGCATTATTCGAGAAGGCAATGGCTGCCCAGTCGAAAGTTGATCAAATGAAGGCACAAGTTCAACAACCAGGCCTTGGGATTCAAGAGTGCAATAATAACATTGCTACATGGAAAGCAGAGATACAATCCTTTCAAGCTGAGATTGCCAATCGAGAGCAAAAGATCCTTGAAGAAAAGAGCAAGCGCTCGAAGATTGAAGAAGCTGTTGCTGCTACCACTCAAGAGTCAATTCGAGAGGCTGCAAAGGAAGGTATCTCTCACTTTAGTGCTGCTGCTGTGATCAAGGAAGAAATTAAATCTCTCGAAGATGCCATAAAGATCCAAAGCGTCGAAGTTGGCCTCATCAAAGATCACTACGCAGATTTCAAATCCAAGTGTTTaccttagattttatttatgttgtttaATCATTCGAACAATTATCtggtttctttttattttggtttgtaACCTTGACAATTGCCTTTTATGGCACTTCTACTTTGTTTATGCCATTTCATTTCCATTTCGAATCTTTACTCTGTGCTAATATTAACTTCTAAAAGcgttggtttatattttttcaaatacttaCCATTTATATTCAATGTTCGCTTTTCTGAAGTTAATTCTTCTATCTCATACGCAcccactagtgcagaaaggggataCCACTACTGGCCAAACAgactttccactactggccgtgGCCAGTAGTAAACGCGGTCGACGTTGTATGTCCACACTTTCCACGTCGGGTATTTtaatacccgtcgtggtatccTAATTTCTtctgtaattattatttaaaattatggggattccacgtcggtttttacaaatacccgtagtggtatgtatgagattccacgtcggttataatgaataccagtagtggtttgtatggtttcaaatttttttaatataaatcatggggattccactacgggtatttacacatatccgtagtggtatgtatggttttccagtttttttttttttaagaattggggattccactacgggtcatTACttttacccgtagtggtatgtgtagttttcactactgattgttataaatatcagtagtggtatgttagttttatttatttatttttttgtttttttgtagctTCCTGTGCTTGCATATTAATTATATGGTCTACACTTTTCCGGCGCAGAAATTATACATACAACCTAGAAATTACTAGTAGCTAATAACGCACaagaaaattgacataattccGAATATTATTTTCCACAAGTCATTGTCAATTCCTAACAAGTTACATTCAACACATTAAAAGTCAATGCTTAACATTATCACTAATTATCTAGTCTAATTCCAAGCATACAGCCCATTAATATGAAAAGTCAAAACTCTATCCATAGAACCAACTAATTTACCACTAATGAAAACGACAGGAAGCTAGTGATGTTGAATTTCCAAGTAACCTCATCAATGCTCTCTCCATTTCTTTCCCTTTAGGATCTTCATCTCGAACACCTCGAACAACATTGCAAAATCAACGAACACCTCAATTATCCGCACTTGAAGTGGAATCTGGACTAACATTATCCGCACTTTCCTGCATGCCAACAATGATTGAATGAACAACTACAGAGCTTGGACAAAgtataacatatatataattcaaaattcaaattcaaaaaagCAGCATTTTGTATGTTTGTAATGAATATCCAAGGATTTTTAGTATGTAAAATAATACAAAGCCAGCCCCACTTAAGTGGGATAAGGCTTGTTGTCGAAAATAATACGAAGTTGCAATCTCATTT
Coding sequences within it:
- the LOC123896073 gene encoding uncharacterized protein LOC123896073; the protein is MPNTRSRGEIIEQPFDEPERLLNERRRNLSTQPENIETEILTLEVTEEIINEIVDEPVMAENRPLRSYAIPSQEEPHNSIAAPAIEANNFELKPSLLAIVQQNQFSGNPADDPNLHLSIFLQYADTIKANGVSPEAIRLRLFPFSLRDKARAWLQSLPSNFVATWDELKKVFLARYFPPSKTAMLRAQINGFRQRDNESLFEAWERYKEMIRICPHHGLEEWLIIHTFYNGLLYNTRMTIDAAAGGALMDKPYNQAYQLIESMAQNHYQWGNERTSVEKPQTKGGMYEVNELDLVKAKLEALTQKMESMTTTPAATMAATISNCELCGIQGHKIAECQLLTEVPPDQVNYTQGNPYNQGPRNHPYLSYKSNNALYAPGQAPSPTPPGFQKLAFNAPRKSNLELLVENFIATQTQTNLQTSEQIKQITSKLDVLTTHTRMLETQIAQVAQQQASTSAPAGTFIRSNWYPIL
- the LOC123896074 gene encoding translation initiation factor IF-2-like; protein product: MYLRKKNIVLGTTITSTLYEKYLKVAREHVYGFEPFDFNLSYYCTQEFANWWRQYFYSRHLGDSALISRLESGFTQPQINRIEQQVKPAVAKKQATEALKSLLRSTNTITTETGPSKKLKPSVVIVSEEEEEEEEASFQRKRSQPPVHIETTVPVDIPSYSPSAEERKEKKQERKEKKERKEKRKEEKKKKEERRSSEDRTTEKKKSKSSSGPSETNLDIPSNLDEQREPTPQAEIQEDVVMPDATLDDSNNMPQQDTIPEETISNKSSGDTVKDSEATISEKIMPEPSPDQPEQPESNDTHDKTSPFKEWGKTAPVEVEVCQTSSEEEEFDSEAMKEAEAGGSELLPETSTSKLSASLGLPEEEFIALQRDDPEAALKLLLSKKTPDPVSSSGPSNSTASD